A genomic segment from Gilvibacter sp. SZ-19 encodes:
- the mfd gene encoding transcription-repair coupling factor → MSKTLVQSVFNESSSLRKLGEAISKNQARTTLSGLHGSAFSIVVAQLFKETDLPFLCVFNDKEEAAYHLNDLEQLVGEQDVLFFPGSYRRPYQIEETNNANVLLRSEVLNRINSRKKPALIVTYPEALFEKVVTRKELERNTLSVKVGDELSLDFVNEVLFSYQFKRVDFVTEPGEFSVRGGILDVFSFSHDEPYRLEFFGNEVDSIRCFDVETQLSTEQVKRIGIIPNVANKLLEEQRASFLEYIARKTVVFTANQRLIEEKLDDFYQKAEETFAELDQTVKQLKPEELFINGNTFSALLESFTHVAEVPSDGEIAFRTQPQPPFKKQFPVLTKDLQQKHAKGYTNYIFCDTVEQAKRFEDILEDLDADVKYQTAVFSLYAGFVDAESKTACYTDHQIFERYHRFHLKNGYAKKQAITLKELTNLEVGDYVTHIDHGIGKFGGLQKIEVEGKFQEAIKLIYGDRDILYLSIHSLHKIAKYNGKDGTAPKIYKLGSNAWKKLKQKTKKKVKEIAFNLIELYAKRRLQKGFQYAPDSYLQHELESSFIYEDTPDQTKATEDIKRDMESERPMDRLVCGDVGFGKTEVAIRAAFKAVDNGKQVAVLVPTTILAFQHHKSFSKRMKRLPVNIDYLNRFRTTKERNKVLEDLASGKLDIVIGTHQLVNKGIKFKDLGLLIIDEEQKFGVAVKDKLKTIKENVDTLTLTATPIPRTLQFSLMAARDLSVINTPPANRYPIETRVIRFSEEAIRDALRYEISRGGQAFFVHNRIENIQEVAGMLQRLLPDAKIGVGHGQMDGKKLEKLMLSFMDGAFDILVSTTIIENGLDVPNANTIFINNANNFGLSDLHQMRGRVGRSNKKAFCYFITPPYSAMTTDARKRIQALEQYTELGGGFKIAMKDLEIRGAGDILGGEQSGFINEIGFETYQKILAEAIEELKEKEFKSLYQGQEEKDKKWIKETVIDTDFELLFPSEYVNNISERLNLYHKLGELKDETELQAFQKELEDRFGPLPEEAQDLLDSVRIKWMALDLGLERVLMKKNKMVGYFISDQQSGYYQSNTFGKVLNYVQQHPDKVNMTEKQTRSGLKLLLRFGTIKSVPQALAALNPLHQATQK, encoded by the coding sequence ATGAGCAAAACGCTGGTACAATCGGTGTTCAACGAGTCTTCTTCTTTAAGAAAACTAGGGGAAGCTATATCCAAAAATCAAGCAAGAACAACACTATCGGGCCTACACGGCTCTGCCTTTTCTATTGTTGTAGCTCAGCTTTTCAAAGAAACAGACCTGCCTTTTCTCTGTGTCTTTAACGACAAGGAAGAAGCCGCTTATCACCTCAACGACTTGGAACAATTGGTTGGTGAACAAGATGTGCTTTTCTTTCCTGGCAGTTACCGCCGCCCCTATCAAATAGAGGAAACCAACAATGCCAACGTCCTGCTGAGATCCGAAGTGTTGAACCGCATCAACTCGCGCAAAAAACCAGCGCTAATAGTGACCTACCCAGAAGCGCTTTTCGAAAAGGTGGTCACGAGAAAAGAGTTGGAGCGCAATACCCTTAGCGTAAAAGTTGGAGACGAACTCTCTTTGGATTTTGTGAACGAAGTATTGTTCTCTTACCAATTCAAACGTGTTGATTTTGTGACCGAACCGGGAGAATTCTCTGTTCGAGGAGGAATATTAGATGTATTCTCCTTTTCGCACGATGAACCCTATCGCTTGGAATTTTTTGGTAATGAGGTAGACAGTATTCGTTGTTTCGATGTAGAAACGCAGCTATCCACAGAGCAGGTAAAACGCATTGGGATCATTCCAAATGTAGCCAACAAATTACTGGAAGAACAAAGGGCTTCCTTTTTGGAATACATTGCCAGAAAAACGGTAGTTTTCACCGCAAATCAACGCTTGATCGAAGAAAAACTCGATGATTTCTATCAAAAAGCAGAGGAAACCTTCGCCGAATTGGATCAGACGGTTAAACAACTCAAACCTGAGGAATTATTTATTAACGGCAATACTTTTTCTGCGCTGCTAGAATCCTTTACTCACGTAGCTGAGGTGCCTTCGGATGGGGAGATCGCTTTTAGAACCCAACCGCAACCCCCATTTAAAAAACAGTTCCCGGTACTGACCAAGGACCTGCAGCAAAAACACGCTAAGGGTTATACCAATTACATATTTTGCGATACCGTTGAACAAGCCAAACGTTTTGAAGATATTTTAGAAGATCTAGATGCCGACGTAAAATACCAGACCGCTGTCTTTTCGCTCTATGCCGGATTTGTAGATGCCGAGTCTAAAACTGCCTGTTATACCGACCATCAGATCTTTGAGCGTTATCACCGCTTCCACCTTAAAAATGGCTACGCTAAAAAGCAAGCCATCACCTTAAAAGAGCTCACCAATTTAGAAGTTGGAGACTATGTGACCCACATCGACCATGGGATAGGGAAATTTGGTGGTTTGCAAAAGATAGAGGTCGAGGGTAAATTCCAAGAGGCCATTAAACTCATTTACGGCGATAGAGACATATTGTACCTCAGCATACATTCCTTACATAAAATTGCGAAGTACAACGGCAAGGACGGCACCGCTCCAAAGATCTATAAATTAGGGTCCAACGCCTGGAAAAAACTCAAGCAAAAGACCAAGAAAAAGGTCAAAGAAATTGCCTTTAACCTTATTGAATTATACGCCAAGCGTCGATTGCAAAAAGGCTTTCAATACGCTCCGGATTCGTATTTGCAACACGAACTGGAATCATCATTCATATACGAAGACACTCCAGACCAAACCAAAGCCACAGAAGACATTAAGCGCGATATGGAAAGCGAACGCCCTATGGATCGCTTGGTCTGCGGAGACGTTGGATTTGGTAAAACAGAGGTTGCCATACGCGCAGCTTTTAAAGCAGTAGATAACGGCAAGCAAGTGGCTGTTCTTGTTCCTACTACTATCCTTGCGTTTCAGCACCATAAGAGTTTCTCTAAGCGTATGAAGCGCTTGCCGGTTAATATAGATTATCTGAATCGCTTTAGAACCACCAAAGAGCGCAACAAAGTTTTGGAAGATCTGGCCAGTGGCAAACTAGATATTGTTATAGGTACCCATCAATTGGTAAATAAAGGAATTAAGTTCAAAGACCTCGGTTTACTCATTATAGACGAGGAACAGAAATTTGGGGTAGCCGTTAAAGACAAGCTTAAGACCATAAAAGAAAATGTGGATACCCTTACGCTCACGGCAACACCAATTCCACGCACCTTGCAGTTCAGTTTAATGGCGGCCAGAGATCTGTCGGTGATCAATACACCTCCGGCAAACCGCTACCCTATTGAAACGCGAGTAATTCGTTTTTCTGAGGAGGCGATCCGTGATGCCTTGCGCTACGAGATCTCTAGAGGTGGGCAAGCCTTTTTTGTCCACAACCGTATTGAAAATATTCAAGAAGTAGCAGGAATGTTGCAACGGCTGTTACCTGATGCCAAAATAGGCGTGGGCCATGGCCAAATGGACGGTAAAAAACTCGAAAAGCTCATGCTTTCCTTTATGGACGGAGCGTTTGATATTTTGGTCTCTACTACCATCATAGAAAATGGCTTGGACGTTCCTAATGCCAACACCATATTTATAAATAACGCCAACAACTTTGGCCTTTCTGACCTACACCAAATGCGAGGCCGTGTAGGGCGTAGCAATAAAAAAGCTTTCTGTTATTTCATTACACCACCTTATTCTGCCATGACCACAGATGCGCGCAAACGTATACAAGCCTTGGAGCAGTACACAGAACTTGGGGGTGGTTTCAAGATCGCTATGAAAGACCTCGAGATCCGAGGTGCTGGAGATATTCTTGGAGGAGAACAAAGTGGCTTTATCAACGAGATCGGGTTTGAGACCTATCAAAAGATCTTAGCAGAAGCTATTGAAGAACTCAAAGAGAAAGAGTTTAAATCACTCTACCAAGGTCAAGAAGAAAAGGATAAAAAGTGGATCAAAGAGACGGTTATCGATACCGACTTTGAGCTTTTGTTCCCATCGGAATACGTGAACAACATTAGCGAGCGCCTAAATCTGTATCACAAGCTTGGCGAATTGAAGGACGAAACTGAATTGCAAGCCTTCCAGAAAGAACTGGAAGACCGCTTTGGCCCATTGCCGGAGGAAGCTCAAGACCTACTGGACAGCGTGCGCATTAAATGGATGGCCTTAGATCTAGGCCTAGAACGCGTACTGATGAAAAAGAATAAAATGGTGGGCTATTTTATAAGTGATCAGCAGTCTGGTTACTATCAGAGTAACACCTTTGGTAAGGTATTGAACTATGTGCAACAGCATCCCGATAAGGTTAACATGACCGAAAAGCAAACACGATCCGGACTCAAACTTTTGCTGCGATTTGGAACCATTAAATCTGTACCGCAAGCGCTAGCTGCGTTGAATCCGCTGCATCAAGCAACTCAAAAGTGA
- a CDS encoding YraN family protein, whose translation MSYHNALGQRGEAIAVQYLKREGYEILARNFRYKRAEIDLIAFQDDLVVIVEVKTRNSDYFGDPQRFVSPKKIRLMVMAADAFVCQKDWKYPIRFDIVAVLLNSKQQQITHIKDAFYHF comes from the coding sequence ATGAGTTATCACAATGCCCTGGGCCAACGTGGCGAAGCTATCGCAGTCCAGTATTTAAAGCGGGAAGGCTATGAGATCCTCGCCCGAAATTTCCGTTACAAAAGAGCCGAAATAGATCTTATTGCCTTTCAGGACGATCTTGTCGTTATTGTCGAGGTTAAAACGCGAAATTCCGACTATTTTGGTGATCCGCAGCGTTTTGTATCTCCCAAAAAGATCCGATTAATGGTTATGGCTGCAGACGCTTTTGTGTGTCAAAAAGACTGGAAATATCCAATTCGATTCGATATAGTGGCGGTGCTTTTAAACAGCAAGCAGCAGCAGATAACCCATATCAAGGATGCCTTTTATCACTTTTGA
- a CDS encoding LD-carboxypeptidase: protein MVTPDFLTPGDKIGLIAPARFITAEQLQPVLKLIESWNLVPVLAPNILQPHHQFAGPDPVRAQGMQQLLDDPEIKALWSVRGGYGSIRLLEHLDFSKFKRNPKWLLGYSDVTVFHNVLQNLGIASIHATMPIDLAELPTALGNHQNALEALKQILFGSTPELEFATTASNRSGSGRAALTGGNLSMLYSMCGSPYQVPTSGKILVIEDLDEYLYHIDRMLRNLKNNGLLADLSGLIVGGFTKIHDNSIPFGNTVKEIILDLVKPYDYPVAFDAPTGHIHNNYPLIFGRQANFEVTPRAVSLKYL from the coding sequence ATGGTTACACCGGATTTTTTGACTCCTGGAGATAAGATTGGTTTAATTGCCCCGGCACGTTTTATTACTGCGGAGCAACTTCAGCCGGTTTTGAAGCTCATAGAAAGTTGGAATTTAGTTCCAGTTTTAGCTCCGAATATTCTCCAGCCGCACCACCAGTTTGCCGGACCTGATCCGGTTCGCGCCCAGGGGATGCAGCAACTCTTAGATGATCCTGAGATCAAGGCCTTGTGGAGTGTCCGTGGAGGTTATGGCAGCATTCGACTATTAGAGCATTTAGACTTCTCTAAATTTAAACGGAATCCAAAATGGCTTTTAGGCTACAGCGATGTAACGGTTTTCCATAATGTGCTGCAAAATCTAGGAATAGCCAGTATTCACGCAACCATGCCCATAGACCTGGCGGAGCTGCCTACAGCCTTGGGCAATCATCAGAATGCCTTAGAAGCCTTAAAACAGATCTTGTTTGGCAGTACACCTGAATTGGAGTTTGCAACTACAGCTTCCAATCGCAGTGGGAGTGGTCGAGCTGCGCTTACAGGGGGAAACCTCTCTATGCTTTACAGTATGTGCGGGAGTCCGTATCAGGTTCCCACTAGTGGCAAGATCTTGGTTATAGAAGACCTGGACGAATATTTGTATCATATCGATCGCATGCTCAGAAACCTCAAGAACAATGGACTGCTTGCTGACCTCTCTGGACTTATAGTCGGTGGATTCACCAAAATTCACGATAACAGCATCCCTTTTGGAAACACGGTAAAAGAGATTATCTTAGACTTGGTCAAACCCTATGACTACCCGGTGGCTTTTGACGCACCCACCGGTCATATTCACAACAATTATCCGCTGATCTTTGGTCGGCAGGCAAATTTCGAAGTTACTCCCCGAGCAGTAAGTTTGAAATATTTATGA
- a CDS encoding DUF1800 family protein, which yields MEATTLCNTSPITPYVPTGDNPWDLNKAIHVSRRLAFGASQAELDNALTMSPDAYIDLLVDEAVAMAPTPTPPWGYWNLTNFTDYDTENNEYIDSWRRQTGYDLLQNRLRDRLTFFWMNHFVTELETYFYSPYMFQYYNINQTHAIGNFKDFVSDIGKSGAMLFYLNGFQNTRFEPNENYARELFELFTLGLDNNYTEVDIQFTAKALTGWNHWDEVGGEIYFEDSTWDPSVKNIFGQAGLWKYEDVINILFEQRPTEIATFICTKLYKFFVSHEVSEFAQAEIIAPLANTFITSGFELAPVLRQLFKSEHFFDTLAQGVVVKSPFDFLFNFTTEAELTYNDAVVNGLNYYAAVLGQEMYEPVDVAGWQRDHDWISSSTLTGRWQVIELYAFYILSNFPEDLRNLALNLSGDSNDPEFITTVIADRLLGKPFHTLSDYEVAIDVFKGDVPQGYYDDGTWNLYWDTAPAQVAGLLIHLAKAPEFQLK from the coding sequence ATGGAAGCTACTACCCTGTGCAATACTTCGCCTATTACACCCTATGTACCCACCGGGGATAATCCTTGGGATTTAAATAAGGCGATCCACGTTAGCCGCCGCTTGGCCTTTGGGGCTTCGCAAGCTGAGCTAGACAATGCCTTGACCATGTCTCCCGATGCTTATATTGATCTATTGGTCGATGAAGCCGTGGCTATGGCACCAACACCTACTCCACCTTGGGGTTATTGGAACTTGACCAACTTTACCGACTACGACACGGAGAACAACGAATATATAGATAGCTGGAGGCGACAGACCGGTTACGACCTTTTACAGAATCGCTTGCGCGATAGGCTTACGTTTTTCTGGATGAATCATTTTGTGACCGAGCTAGAGACCTATTTCTACTCGCCCTATATGTTCCAGTATTACAACATCAATCAGACCCATGCTATTGGTAATTTTAAAGACTTTGTTTCCGACATTGGAAAGTCTGGAGCCATGCTGTTCTATTTGAACGGCTTTCAGAACACGCGATTCGAACCCAATGAGAATTACGCCAGAGAGTTGTTTGAGCTCTTTACTTTGGGCTTGGACAACAACTATACAGAAGTTGACATTCAATTCACGGCAAAAGCCCTTACGGGTTGGAATCATTGGGACGAAGTTGGCGGTGAGATCTATTTTGAGGATTCTACTTGGGACCCCAGTGTAAAGAACATCTTTGGACAAGCCGGTCTTTGGAAATACGAGGATGTGATAAATATCCTTTTCGAACAACGGCCTACGGAGATCGCTACTTTTATTTGCACCAAACTGTACAAGTTTTTTGTGAGCCATGAGGTGTCTGAATTTGCTCAGGCGGAGATCATTGCGCCCTTGGCAAACACCTTTATCACAAGTGGTTTTGAATTGGCGCCCGTACTGCGTCAGCTCTTTAAAAGCGAACATTTTTTCGACACCTTAGCACAAGGAGTTGTGGTAAAAAGTCCGTTCGATTTCTTATTTAATTTTACTACGGAGGCAGAACTGACCTACAATGATGCCGTAGTTAACGGCCTGAACTACTACGCTGCTGTATTGGGGCAAGAAATGTATGAACCTGTTGATGTGGCCGGTTGGCAACGTGACCACGATTGGATAAGTTCTAGTACTTTGACCGGGCGTTGGCAGGTTATTGAACTCTATGCGTTTTATATTCTGAGCAACTTCCCAGAAGATCTGAGGAATTTAGCCCTTAACCTTTCCGGAGACAGTAACGACCCGGAGTTTATCACTACTGTGATTGCCGATAGACTCTTGGGTAAACCTTTTCACACCTTGTCTGATTACGAGGTGGCGATAGATGTCTTTAAAGGCGATGTCCCACAAGGTTATTACGACGACGGCACTTGGAATTTATACTGGGATACTGCTCCCGCACAAGTTGCCGGACTATTGATTCATTTGGCCAAGGCCCCAGAGTTCCAACTTAAATAG
- a CDS encoding DUF1501 domain-containing protein → MCNNHFPSSNYKKLHDINHDKEHSHWSRRSFIQALGLMGGGTVMLGGTNLTVSRPSPLAMALTESENDNILVIIRLKGGNDGLNTIVPVYDYDTYAGLRPNIRLAESSLYALDADFGLPEFMSPLQSVWGNGSMKVVHGVGYPDQNFSHFESSDIWANTNTSDPGETGWWGRYFEELYPDYLVNPPAVPPAIQIGSIGNLIFDGLNSNYAFTVANPDQLSSIASTGVVHDVTDIPECYYGDQLQFLRAATNTTFAYASVINEAYEGATNDAPYDTRELSNQLAIIARLIKGGLGTKVFMVTLGGFDTHANQLTYHNEIMNDLSLAVKNFYDDLATAGWDDKVLSMTISEFGRRPFENGSLGTDHGSASTMMLFGSGLNGSGFVGSHPSLTATDPFGNLIFNQDFRNIYASIMIEWMCIDETTVNSALLNTDFELVDLGFACSTASVNDFEDVNRFAHTATYRDSSTFINFNMPFSAHVKVVLYNIVGQEVATLTNDMKFAGAHEIDVKNSANTRLHTGQYIYRISIGDQHFSKSIVIR, encoded by the coding sequence ATGTGTAACAACCATTTTCCTTCCTCGAATTATAAGAAGCTGCACGATATTAACCACGACAAGGAGCACAGCCATTGGAGCCGAAGATCGTTCATTCAAGCTTTAGGGCTTATGGGTGGCGGTACTGTCATGTTGGGTGGAACCAATTTGACTGTTTCAAGACCTTCGCCCTTGGCCATGGCCCTGACAGAGTCAGAAAACGATAATATTTTAGTGATCATTCGCCTGAAAGGTGGTAACGACGGCCTGAACACCATAGTTCCCGTTTACGATTATGACACTTATGCAGGATTGCGTCCTAACATACGACTGGCGGAAAGTTCACTCTACGCCTTAGATGCAGACTTTGGCTTACCGGAATTCATGAGTCCCTTGCAGTCTGTTTGGGGTAATGGCAGTATGAAAGTAGTACACGGTGTAGGTTATCCAGATCAGAATTTCTCGCATTTTGAATCCTCTGATATTTGGGCAAACACCAATACGTCAGACCCAGGTGAAACCGGATGGTGGGGACGTTATTTTGAAGAGTTATATCCAGACTATCTGGTTAATCCTCCGGCAGTTCCTCCGGCCATACAAATTGGAAGTATCGGTAACCTGATCTTTGATGGCTTAAACAGTAATTATGCCTTTACTGTAGCCAATCCGGATCAATTGAGTTCCATTGCCTCTACAGGAGTGGTACATGACGTGACCGATATTCCAGAATGTTATTACGGAGATCAGTTGCAGTTCTTGCGCGCTGCTACCAACACGACCTTCGCCTATGCCAGTGTGATCAATGAGGCTTATGAAGGAGCCACTAACGACGCTCCATACGATACGCGTGAACTCTCCAATCAGTTGGCGATTATCGCTAGATTGATCAAAGGCGGTCTAGGCACTAAGGTATTTATGGTTACTCTGGGTGGATTCGATACACATGCCAACCAATTGACCTACCACAATGAGATCATGAATGATCTCTCTTTAGCGGTAAAGAACTTTTATGATGATCTGGCCACTGCTGGTTGGGACGACAAAGTACTTTCTATGACCATTTCTGAGTTCGGTCGACGCCCCTTTGAAAATGGTAGTCTTGGAACCGATCACGGATCGGCCTCTACTATGATGCTCTTTGGAAGCGGACTCAACGGAAGCGGTTTCGTAGGATCTCACCCGAGCCTTACTGCAACAGATCCCTTTGGCAACCTGATCTTTAATCAAGATTTTAGGAATATCTATGCCAGCATTATGATCGAGTGGATGTGTATTGATGAGACTACGGTCAACTCGGCCTTGCTGAATACTGATTTTGAATTGGTAGATCTTGGCTTTGCCTGTAGCACAGCTTCGGTAAATGATTTTGAAGACGTGAATCGCTTTGCACATACGGCAACCTACAGAGATAGTTCCACCTTCATCAATTTCAACATGCCTTTCTCTGCGCATGTCAAAGTGGTCTTGTACAATATAGTAGGACAAGAGGTTGCAACTCTGACCAATGATATGAAGTTTGCAGGAGCGCATGAGATCGACGTGAAGAACTCGGCCAATACCCGATTACATACCGGACAATACATTTATCGTATCAGTATCGGCGATCAGCACTTTAGTAAATCTATTGTGATTAGATAA
- the metG gene encoding methionine--tRNA ligase: MAQPKRYTITAALPYTNGPIHIGHLAGVYVPADIYARYQRLKGRDVVFVCGSDEHGVAITIKAKKEGISPQQVVDRYHKIIKDSFADFGISFDVYSRTSAPIHHQTASDFFKQMHQDGKFVEQVTEQLYDAEADQFLADRFVTGTCPKCGYESSYGDQCENCGTSHNATDLINPKSAISGSTPTLKSTKHWFLPLDQYQDWLNEWIVEGHKKDWKPNVHGQVKSWIMDGLKPRAVTRDLDWGIPVPVEGGEGKVLYVWFDAPIGYISATKEWAAATGNNWEPYWKDEDTKLLHFIGKDNIVFHCIIFPSILKAAGDYIMPDNVPANEFLNLEGNKLSTSKNWAVWLHEYLVDFPDMQDVLRYTLTANAPESKDNDFTWKDFQARNNNELVAIFGNFVNRVVVLTHKYYGGVVPAPAEFTQADTQVLEGIKQLKTEMESSLEQYRFREALSILMKVARSGNEYLASQEPWKSIKTDETRTQTVMFVAAQITAALAVLSEPFLPHTSEKLKAMLHLDGETVNWQNLEETTTYLPNGHSIATNQLLFSKIEDAQIQAQLDKLKATKKANEMENAQAEPQKDIIQFDDFTKIDMRVGTILKAEKMAKTKKLMVMEVDTGIDTRTIVSGIAEHYSAEELVGKQVTVLVNLAPRPLRGVESQGMILLAEDADGKLVFMSPEEAVKNGSSIS; encoded by the coding sequence ATGGCACAACCCAAAAGATATACAATTACGGCAGCCTTGCCGTATACTAATGGTCCAATCCATATCGGACATTTGGCTGGTGTTTATGTACCTGCCGATATTTATGCTCGTTACCAACGCCTTAAAGGCCGTGATGTTGTATTTGTCTGCGGAAGCGACGAACACGGCGTAGCTATTACCATTAAGGCTAAAAAAGAAGGCATAAGTCCGCAGCAAGTAGTAGACCGTTACCACAAGATCATTAAAGATTCTTTTGCTGATTTTGGGATCTCCTTCGATGTATATTCGCGCACCTCTGCACCAATTCACCACCAGACCGCAAGTGACTTCTTTAAACAAATGCACCAAGATGGTAAATTTGTAGAGCAGGTCACGGAGCAATTATACGATGCCGAAGCCGATCAGTTCTTAGCGGACCGTTTTGTCACAGGAACCTGCCCAAAATGTGGTTATGAATCCAGCTATGGAGATCAGTGTGAAAACTGTGGTACTTCTCACAATGCCACCGATCTGATCAACCCTAAATCCGCCATAAGCGGCAGTACGCCAACATTGAAGTCTACCAAGCACTGGTTCCTGCCGCTCGACCAATACCAAGACTGGTTGAACGAGTGGATCGTAGAAGGCCATAAAAAAGATTGGAAGCCCAACGTACACGGACAAGTGAAATCTTGGATCATGGACGGACTCAAGCCTCGCGCCGTGACCCGCGACTTGGATTGGGGTATCCCTGTCCCAGTGGAGGGCGGCGAAGGCAAGGTACTTTATGTGTGGTTCGATGCGCCTATTGGTTATATCTCTGCTACCAAAGAATGGGCAGCAGCTACCGGAAACAACTGGGAACCCTATTGGAAAGACGAGGACACCAAATTGCTTCATTTTATTGGCAAGGACAATATTGTGTTTCACTGTATCATCTTCCCAAGTATCTTAAAAGCTGCAGGAGACTATATCATGCCAGACAATGTGCCGGCCAATGAATTCCTGAATCTAGAAGGTAATAAGCTGTCCACTTCTAAAAACTGGGCGGTTTGGTTACACGAATACCTGGTAGATTTTCCAGATATGCAAGATGTATTGCGTTATACTTTAACGGCAAACGCTCCTGAAAGTAAAGACAACGATTTTACTTGGAAAGATTTTCAGGCGCGTAACAATAACGAACTGGTTGCCATTTTTGGAAACTTTGTGAATCGTGTTGTGGTGCTTACCCATAAGTATTACGGCGGAGTGGTTCCGGCACCTGCTGAGTTTACCCAGGCCGATACTCAGGTATTAGAAGGCATTAAACAGCTAAAGACAGAGATGGAATCTTCCTTGGAGCAATACCGATTCCGCGAAGCCTTAAGCATTCTTATGAAAGTGGCCCGAAGCGGAAACGAATACCTAGCCAGTCAGGAACCGTGGAAAAGTATTAAGACCGATGAGACTCGCACTCAAACGGTGATGTTTGTAGCGGCTCAGATCACTGCGGCGCTCGCTGTGTTGTCGGAGCCCTTCTTACCACATACTAGTGAGAAGCTCAAAGCCATGCTGCATTTAGATGGTGAGACAGTCAACTGGCAAAATCTAGAAGAGACCACGACCTATTTGCCGAATGGACACAGTATAGCGACAAACCAATTGTTGTTCTCTAAGATAGAAGACGCCCAGATACAAGCACAACTAGACAAATTGAAAGCCACCAAAAAAGCCAACGAAATGGAAAACGCTCAAGCCGAACCTCAAAAAGATATCATCCAATTCGACGATTTCACCAAGATCGATATGCGAGTCGGTACTATCTTAAAAGCTGAGAAAATGGCCAAGACCAAAAAGCTTATGGTCATGGAGGTCGATACCGGCATTGATACCCGTACCATAGTGTCGGGAATTGCAGAACACTATTCCGCAGAAGAATTGGTAGGCAAACAAGTCACCGTTTTGGTGAACTTAGCGCCAAGACCTTTACGCGGAGTAGAGAGTCAAGGGATGATCCTCTTGGCAGAAGACGCCGATGGTAAATTGGTGTTTATGTCTCCAGAAGAAGCCGTTAAAAACGGAAGCAGTATTAGTTAA
- a CDS encoding histone deacetylase, whose translation MIRIAYHPIYKHPLPLGHRFPMQKYELLHRQLLHEGTCEPEQFFAPGQPDLKAIEAVHDPQYVNDLLNQNIEARAARKVGFPMSEKLIEREFTIAQGTLEATAYALQHGCALNIAGGTHHAFKASGEAFCLLNDQAIAARNLISTQKAKQILIIDLDVHQGNGTAEIFDGDDTVFTFSMHGAHNYPFRKEKSDLDIGLPNGTKDQEYLEVLAFHLPRLLDKVKPDFIFYLSGVDILATDKLGKLSCTMEGCKTRDRMVLDACYQREIPVQISMGGGYSPDIKIILEAHANTYRLAHQFWN comes from the coding sequence ATGATCCGAATCGCCTATCATCCCATTTACAAGCATCCGCTGCCCTTGGGACATAGGTTCCCGATGCAGAAGTACGAACTTTTGCACCGCCAACTTTTACATGAAGGCACCTGCGAGCCCGAGCAATTCTTTGCGCCTGGCCAGCCTGATCTTAAGGCCATAGAAGCCGTACACGATCCGCAGTATGTAAACGATCTATTAAATCAGAACATTGAGGCTAGAGCCGCGCGGAAGGTTGGATTTCCAATGTCTGAAAAACTAATTGAGCGGGAATTCACCATTGCTCAAGGCACCTTAGAAGCCACTGCCTACGCTTTGCAACACGGTTGTGCCTTGAATATTGCTGGGGGAACACATCACGCTTTTAAGGCAAGTGGCGAAGCCTTCTGTCTTTTAAACGATCAGGCAATAGCCGCGCGCAATCTTATCAGCACGCAAAAGGCAAAACAGATCTTGATCATTGATCTGGATGTGCATCAGGGCAACGGCACTGCAGAGATCTTTGATGGAGACGATACGGTTTTTACCTTTTCCATGCACGGGGCTCATAACTATCCGTTCCGCAAAGAAAAATCGGACTTGGATATCGGCTTACCAAATGGCACCAAAGACCAAGAATACCTAGAAGTGTTAGCTTTTCATTTGCCGAGATTATTAGATAAGGTAAAGCCTGATTTTATCTTTTACCTCAGTGGGGTGGATATCCTTGCAACAGACAAATTAGGTAAGTTGAGTTGCACCATGGAGGGATGTAAAACTCGAGACCGTATGGTATTAGACGCTTGTTACCAGCGCGAGATCCCGGTTCAGATAAGTATGGGAGGTGGCTATTCTCCAGATATCAAAATCATCTTAGAAGCTCATGCCAATACCTACAGACTCGCTCACCAATTTTGGAACTAA